The window TATTTGTTGAAGTTCGTTTTCGCAAAAATTGTGACTATGGAGATGCACTTTTATCAGTAAACTGGCACAAACGTCGAAAACTATTAGCTGCTGCTAAAATTTGGCTCTCAAAAAGACAAGAAAGTTTTGAAACTAGCGCATGCCGTTTTGATATCTGTGCCATCACGGGAAACCGATTTGACTGGGTACAAAATGCATTCAACGAAAATGATGTTTATTAACAGATAAGATAGTCAGCTTTATACACTGTTCATGCAGTCAACAACGCTATAATTCAAATATAATGGTAATACACAAAATGATTTGAATTATATCGAGGCGACAAAGGAAAAACTCGTGCTAGACCGAATAAAAGTTTGCTTTACTGAAAGCATCCAAACTCAAATAGCAGCCGCTGAAGCGCTGCCTGATGCCATTTCAAGAGCCGCGATGATGATGGTTCAGTCTTTACTCAATGGCAACAAAATTTTATGTTGTGGTAATGGCGCTTCCGCTGCTACCGCACAACGTTTTGCTGCGAGTATGATCCATCGCTTTGAAACCGAGCGCCCTAGCTTACCCGCTTTAGCACTTAATACCGATAATGCCGTGTTAACTGCCATTTCGGGTAGTAAGCAACCTTCTGAAATTTATGCGAAACAAGTTAGAGCATTAGGCCAGCATGGCGATGTTTTGATGGCAATTTCAACCCATGGTAATAGCAGTGATATTATTAAAGCTGTTGAAGCTGCAGTCACTAGAGACATGACAATTGTCGCCTTAACAGGCTATGACGGAGGGGAACTCGCGGGTTTACTTGGCCCCCAAGATGTTGAAATTCGTATTCCATCCCAACGAAGTGTTCGAATTCAAGAAGTTCATCTTCTTACTGTAAATTGTCTGTGTGACCTCATAGATAATACTCTTTTCCCACATCAGGACGATTAAGGAGACAAAATGCGATTAATACCAATTTTTGCCATAGTCATCAGTACTGTTCTATTACAAGGCTGTATAGGGGCTGCCGTCGTAGGTTCTGCGGCCGTTGCAACGAAAAGTGCCACAGACCCTCGTACAGTTGGTCAACAAGTTGACGATGGGACCTTAGAAGCTAGGGTTAGTGGACAACTGAATAAAGATAAGGATATCACAGGTAAGGCTCGTATCATTGCGACCGCTTATAAAGGTAATGTGCTGTTAACTGGCCAAAGCCCTGATATGGCTTGGGCTGAACGAGCAAAACAAATAGCCTCTAACGTTGATGGCACCATCGCAGTTTATAATGAAGTCCGTAGTGGAGAGCCCGTTGATTTGGGAACTGCTTCAAAAGACACTTGGTTAACAACCAAAGTGAAATCTAAAATCCTTGCTAGTGATAGTGTTAAATCTGGTAGTGTAAAAGTTATTACTGAAAATGGTGAGGTTTTCTTGCTAGGTGTTTTAACAAGGCAAGAAGGTGATGCGGCGGCTAAAATCGCCAGTGAAACAGATGGTGTTCGTCGAGTAACGACTGCTTTCACTTATCTTAATTAATCATAAACAATAATATATTGTTATAAATACAAAAGCCGTGAGAGAAAAACCATGGCTTTTTTCTTATTCATCCATCAACTGGTTTATTTTCAGATAATTCTTACCTCCTAATAAGTGCATTTGATTCAAGATCCAAGCTTGCCTTTTGAGGACGTAAGAGGATGGGTTTTTTACGCTATATCTATGAGGATTAGGAAGAACCGCAGCTAATAGCGCAGCCTCACTCATTGAGAGCTTGCTAGCAGGCTTATTAAAGAATTTATTTGCAGCCTCTTCAACCCCAAAAACCCCATCACCAAACTCAACTATATTAAGATAAACAGTCAAAACCCTTTGCTTTGACCACAACAGCTCCATAATAGGAGTCATTACTGTCTCTAGGCCCTTTCTTAGCCAGCTTCTCCCATCCCATAACCACAAGTTTTTTACTGTTTGCTGGGAGATAGTTGAAGCCCCTCTAATTGTTTGTTTATTGCTCAAGTTGTGTTTGTAAGCACGCTCGATTGCATCAAGGTCGAAACCCCAGTGATGAGGAAAATTTTGATCTTCCGCAGCAATTACCGCTAAATAAACATACGGAGAAATGTGATTTTCGTCTACCCATTCAGAACGAGATACGTAAGAAAAATTTAAGTTTACCCATGCGGTAATTTGTCGTTCGATCATCACCGCAGAAAAAGGCACTGGTATGTATTTAAATAAAACGACTGAACAAATCCACACCACAAGTAATGAAAATGTGATCTTCTTTAACCAGTGCCATAATTTAGAAACAATAGTTCGCATTCAAATAATCACGCCATTTCCAATACTTTCTTAACAAGCTTATTAATGCCCGTATTTGCTTCAGAAATTGATTGAGCCAGCATATAAGCAGGTGTTGTAACAACTCGGTTAACTTCATCAATTACAATGTCATCAACAGCACATTCAATATGCTTTCCTCCCATAATTTCTATTTGAGCAATCGTTTCACTATCATTACCAATAGTTAGTACTACTGATGTATTTAACATTTTAGGAAGCATCACAGGAGCAATACACATCAGCCCTAGCGGCTTTTTCTGTTGGTGCATTTGGCGTACTAAACTTAATAGTTCTTTATTAATTACACACTCACTTCCTTTAACTGCAAAATCACATAAATTTTTTGCGGCACCAAAACCACCAGGAATTATGAGGGCATCTAGCGTTGAAGCATCAGCTGATGACAAAGGCGATATTTTCCCACGTGTAATACGTGAAGATTCTTCCATTTGATTGCGTTTTTCTGATTTAGACTCCCCAGTCATATGATTAATAACAGTAGGTTGTAGCTCATCAGGTGCAAAAAAGTGAATTTCAGCATTATTTTGACTCAAAGCTAACATAGTTAGCACTGACTCATGGATCTCACTTCCATCAAAAACACCACAGCCACTTAAAATAACCGCAATTGATTTCATATCTTCCTCCATTTGTAGTAAATTATCTCTCAAGCGCTAAGGTGCATAAACATCAATCTTCATCACAGATTTTAATGAATCTTGTAACAGATTCGCTAAATTTTGGTATCTTGATGTTGCCCTTTACAGTGATATACCTAATTTAATGATTTGCAAAAAACAAAAAACACATGCAGATCAACGATTTCCCTGGTGTTGGCGCAGTATTCGCGCACCCCAACTTCGGTTGGGGTTATTTTTTTGTACGTTCATCAACCCAGTTTCTCAAAGTTTCTATATCTGCTTTCCAATCTTGTTTTAGTTCATCCACCCATTCCTGTACATTGTCCCACCATGCTGGTAATTCAGGAGATTGAATCTGTTGTGCTATTTTCTGTAAGTTCTTTAAGCCAACAGAACCTGCCGCTCCTTTGATTTTGTGGGCTTCCTCAACAATGCCTTTTTGGTCTTTAGCCACCATGTTCGAGTCAAGAATAGCTAAGTAGCCTGGAAGCATTTTTTCAAAGACATCTAGCCCATCATAAATAAGCTTAGGGCCAACTAATTCAATATACTGCTCTAGCATATCGCAATCTAATATTGACTCATCAACACTTGAAGCCTCACGGTCATTCGATGCTTCTTCAGGTTGAACAGATTGCTCACCCCAAAATTGCTCAATAACTTGGGTCAATGCAGGAACTGATAATGGTTTACTCAATACGCCATCCATACCTGCATCAAAGTATTCTTTCTTATCTTTGAGAACATTTGCAGTTAATGCAATTAATGGTGGCAGGTCTTGCTTATCATACTGCTGTTTTAGTTGCCTTGAGATATCTAAGCCTGTCATATCAGGTAATTGAATATCCAATAAAACTAAGTCATATTCACCAGGGGCAAACATTTCGAGGGCATCTTTACCATTCATTGCCACGTCGACCGTGTTGCCTAAATTTTCTAATACAGAACAAGCAACAACAATATTCAGTTCAATATCTTCTACGAGTAGAATATGCAATGCTGGCAATGGGTAATCGTCTTCAGGATCTTGCTGTTCAATAACATTATTTTCAACAACTGGCGCTGTAATGGATAAAGTAAAAGTGGAACCTTGGCCTATTTCACTTTCAACTTGTATATCGCCTCCCATATTTTGTGCTAAGCGACGAGATACAGAAAGCCCAATCCCCGTCCCCGTAGCGGGTTTACCACCAGCAGAATCTGTTACTTGATAATACATTGCAAAGATTTTATCTAACTCATCTTTCGGTATGCCTATGCCGCTATCCTGAACTCTAAAAAACAATTTATTTTCAGCTTCTTGCCAAATACTAAGCTTCACTTCACCTTTCTGCGTGAACTTAACTGCATTACCAATTAAATTCCATAGGACTTGCCGTAAACGAGTCCCATCGGTTAAAACCGTTTTGGGTAATGCAGGCGCAACGTCCATGACAAATTTAAGCCCTTTTGGCTGTACCAATAACCCACTTAAATTCTCTAAGTCATTCACAAATTCAGATAATGTGATTGGCTGGTTATCTAACTGAACTTTACGGCGTTCAATTTTATCCATCTCAATAATATCATTGAATATATTACCCAAAGTGACGGCACTAACATGAATAGTTTTTAAATAGCTAGATTGTTCCGAAGTTAAATCGGTGTCTAATAAAATTCGACTCAAACCAACAATGCCGTTAAGGGGTGTACGAAGCTCGTGGCTGATTGTAGAAATAAAGGTGGTTTTCTCCCTACTCGCGTTCTCTAACGCTTCCTGATAGCGTTTACGCTCCGTTATGTCACGCCCAAAGCCCATCAGGCCATGTCGTTTGCCAACTCGGTCATAAAAAGGCACTTTACGGAGCTCAAAACAGGCTTTACGGCCATCTGGATATACCAGCCATTGTTCATAAGTGAGAGAAACATTATGACGAAAAACTTTTTCATCGGTTTCCATAACCTTGGAGGCAATTTCAACATCATAAATATCTAATGGCGTTAACCCAACTAAGTGTTTTTCACTTTTCCCAGTCAACAGTTCCATTGCTCGGTTACATCCCGAAAACTCATTATTTTCATTGCGGTAATAGACTAAGTCAGGAGAAGCATCTAAGAATGAACGAAGTAATACAGATTGCTGCTCAAGTTCAATCTGTGTCTGCTCACGGTATTTCATTTCTTGTTTTAATTGCTCAAGGAGCTCTAAGTGAGCGCGCTCGGCTTTTTCTCGTTCGAGAATCTCAAGGTTAAGTTGTTCAATATTTCCCTGCAATTGAATGTTTAAATCCGCATCACGCTTTCGCATAACTTCAAGTTTATCAACCATTCGTGATAAACGCTGCCGAGACTCTTCAAGTTGCTCAACCACCACCGACAAAAAATAGACGGCCAATGGAGTAATGATTAACCCAAAGAAAATTGACCCCACCATGTCGAGGCTATCAACATGCCCTCTTAAAACAATTGTCACTGCCATTTGCATTATCATGGCGAGAACAACCAATGCAGCTGCAAGTAACAGAGAAAAACGCACTAGACCGAGCTTCATCATTAAATCGACATAGTATTGCGCCAGGCCGCGAAGTACTTTCATAACCACCCCTTAGTTAAATTCTCTTTGAATCATATATCAAACAAGGCAGTTTCGGATGATTATTCACTCGAAATGTCGATCCTGCTCATTCAATAGCCATTTTTTACGATTAATGATAAAAAACAATCAGGTATTTTCTTTCTATTAGATAAAGTAAAAGTTCATTTCGGATAACTTTTAATCATAATCACATAAAAATCAAAATAATAGCACTATTGTTCCTTGGGTAAGGCCGCTAAAATCACAGTAAAAGCCCAAGCTATCTCAAGTAAAATCAGACAAAATTCAGTAAGGAATACCATGAGTTCGAATATTTTCGGTCACCAACGTCGCGAACCGCTCAAAAAAGCGCTGGCAATCCGCAAAATAGCGTTTACTGAAATCTATGAGTCCGATAATACCGTTGATGTACAACAGCAAGCGAGCCGCTGCCTCTCTTGTGGTAGCCCTTTTTGTGAATGGAAGTGCCCGTTACATAACCCAATATCAAAGTGGCTCAAACTTGCTGCTGAAGGAAAAATAATTGAAGCGGCTGAATTATCTCATCATACCAATAGCTTACCTGAGATCTGTGGGCGCGTTTGCCCACAAGAAAAACTCTGCGAATTAGCATGTGTACTTCATGATACAACAGGTTCTATCACTATCGGTCATATTGAACGATATGTTAATGATACCGCCTTTGAGATGGGATGGCGTCCAACCTCTTCCCCTATTCGCTCTGTAAACAAATGTGTCGCCATTGTTGGTGCAGGCCCTGCAGGCCTTTCTTGCGCTGATGTACTTATTCGAAATGGTGTAAATGTCGTCGTTTTTGATAAACACCCTGAGATAGGGGGATTACTAACTTTTGGCATTCCCTCATTTAAGTTAGAAAAGAAATTAATGGTCCAAAGACGAGAAATATTTACAGAAATGGGCATTCAGTTTCAATTGAATACCGAGGTGGGTACAGATATCTCTCTAGATGAGCTTCTTTGCACTTATGACGCTATTTTTATTGGTACTGGTACTTACCAAGCAATTCGAGGCAACGTGCCTAAAAAACCGATTCAAGGCGTTTTTGAATCACTCCCCTACCTAATCGCAAATACGCGCCATTTAATGCAACTTCCTACTCCTAATGATGAACCCTATATCAATTTACACTCAAAAAGCGTTATCGTATTAGGAGGTGGAGATACCGCGATGGATTGTGTTCGTAGCGCTATTCGCCAAGGAGCGAAGCAAGTTAGTTGTCTCTATCGTAGAGATGAACAAAGTCTGCCAGCCTCACGAAAAGAAGTCGTCAATGCATTAGATGAAGGCGCTCAGTTCCACTTTAATTTGCAAGTCACTCAGTTTGTCGTTAATGAGCAACAACAGCTTACAGGGGTTTACGCCACTCGCACACAAAATGGCAAATTAGAAAATGGCCGCTATCAATTAGAACTCATTGATGATTCAACATTTTTTATCGAAGCCGATGCCGTAATTGTGGCTTATGGATTTGCACCTCATGACCAAGTTTGGTTGAATAACGCGTTAATCAAGCGTGATAAGTATGGTCATATTTTAGCAAACCGTAATAGTCCCATCCCTTTTCAAACTTCACATGAAAAAGTGTTTGCTGGTGGAGATATAATAAGAGGTTCAGATCTTGTTGTGACTGCGATTGATGATGGGCGTAATGCTGCTGAAGGTATTTTGTTATTTCTAGGGGTTTAGTTATCCATTTATTTGAACATAGAGGGAATATAAAAACAGAGGGTTTCCCCCCTGTTCTTAATTTGCTGCTAACCCGCCTAATGAGTTATTTAACAACCCTTAAAGAAGGCCTACCTTTTGGTGGTCGTGGTGGTTCATCCCCTGATGGCTCATGTGACTTTTCATCCACAGATTCAGCTTCATGAACTAGAGTAATGTTGTCTTCAGGTTCTTCAACGTGTTCAAAACCTGCTGATAACTCTGCATCATAAGCAGCTTCAGGCTCAAACATCATTCCAGCCCCATTTTCACGTGCATATACCGCCATAATTGCGGCCATAGGGACATAAACTTGGCGAGGTATTCCACCAAAACGAGCATTAAAACGCACTTCATCATTGGTTATTTCAAAATTACCAACAGCTCTTGGCGCAACATTCAACACAATTTGCCCATCACGGGCAAATTCCATAGGAACGTTAACAGCAGGAACGGTGACATCAACCACCAAATGCGGAGTCATATCGTTATCAAGCAACCACTCATAGTGGGCACGTAACAAATAAGGGCGACGTGGTGACATTGCTGTCATTTCCATCATTCTTTTAGCCTCTTGTAGACAAACGCATTTCGCGCTCAGATTCAGTCAACGATGCTAAGAATGCGTCACGTGCAAACACACGTTGCATATATAACTGCAAGTATTTGCTGCTAGATGGGTTCAATTCAATACCAAGAACAGGTAAACGCCATAATAATGGTGCTAAATAGCAATCTACGAGACTGAATTCTTCACTCATAAAGAATTCCATTTCAGCAAAAACAGGAGAAACAGCGATCAACTCTTCAGACAGCTGACGACGAGCATTTGCGGCTTCTTGCGCACTGCCGTTCTCTATTTTACTCATTAATGAATACCAATCATTTTGAATGCGGTGCATCAATTGACGGCTAGTACCACGCGCAACAGGGTAAACTGGCATTAATGGCGGATGAGGAAAACGCTCATCAAGGTATTCCATGATAATGTGTGGGTCATAGAGAGTCAGGTCACGGTCAACTAATGTTGGAACGCTCTGATATGGGTTGAGATCGATCAGATCTTGAGGCAGATGACCGGGTTCGACATGTTCAATTTCAACACTTACCCCTTTTTCAGCCAGCACGATACGTACCTGATGGCTAAAAATGTCAGTAGGGCCAGAGAACAATGTCATTACCGAACGTTTATTAGGAGCGACAGCCATTAAAACCTCCAAAATACAAAATGGACGAAATGTAATTAATTTTTAATTACCCATTACCCATTTTAAAATCCCCTGTGTTTAACTTTCATTTATCCATATTGAAAGTCAACACAACCCTCCCGCACAGTAAAGGCGAGAAATGTGAAATAAAAAAACAGGGGCATATTCTAACAGATTTTGTACAACTTAGGGGCGGCACATCGAAAAAATCATAGATTTATTTCATAACAAGAAAGAAACAGGAAGAAAACTAGAATTTAATTAAAAATTAAATCAAAAATAAAGAATAAAAACCCTAAAGTTAACTCCATAGTTTGAGTCGTATTCATTAAAGATATGCCAATTCAGTTAACTAATAATTATTTTTAATTTTAGGCTAAACTATTATTTTCTCTTTAAACTATATATTCGTTCTTTTATAAAGCATCATGATTAGACGCAGTTATTCTATCATTAATAATAAAAATATAAGTAAAACAATAGACAATAAAAAACCCGTCATTAAGACGGGTTTTTTCATCAATTTTATACCCAAAGGGTAATAAATTAACGTTTGGAGAACTGTGGACGACGACGTGCTTTGCGCAGACCCACTTTTTTACGTTCAACAGAACGCGCATCACGGGTAACGAAACCAGCTTTACGCAGATCAGAACGAAGAGTCTCATCATAAGCCATCAGTGCACGTGTAATACCGTGACGGATTGCGCCTGCCTGACCTGAAATACCACCACCTTTAACAGTGATGTACAGATCCAATTTTTCCAACATTTCAACCAATTCTAACGGCTGACGAACTACCATGCGCGCAGTTTCGCGACCAAAGTATTGTTCCAGTGTACGTTGATTGATTGTGATGTTACCGCTACCCGGCTTAATAAAGACACGAGCAGATGAGCTTTTGCGGCGACCAGTGCCGTAGTATTGATTTTCAGCCATTGCTATAATCCCGATTAAATGTCAAGAACTTGCGGTTGTTGAGCCGCGTGGTTGTGCTCATTACCTGCGTAAACTTTCAGTTTACGGTACATTGCACGACCCAGAGGTCCTTTTGGCAACATGCCTTTAACCGCGATTTCAAGCACACGCTCAGGACTGCGAGCAATCATTTCTTCGAAAGTTGCTTGCTTGATTCCACCTACATGGCCAGTGTGGCGATAGTAGATTTTGTCTTCGCGTTTATTGCCGGTAACAGCAATTTTTTCTGCATTCAGAACGATGATGTAATCACCAGTATCCACGTGCGGAGTGTATTCCGCTTTATGCTTACCGCGCAGACGGCTAGCAATTTCAGTTGCAAGACGGCCTAAAGTTTTGCCATCTGCATCAACAACGTACCAGTCGCGTTTTACGGTCTCTGGTTTAGCTGTAAAAGTTTTCATTAAAACTTACCCAATATTGAAGTTACACGTTGGTGAACACTCATGTTCATAAGCTTTCTGAGGTTCACACGACTCTTTGTCCAGTAAACCTACCCCTTCGAGCAGCCTAACTGGCATTTATGCGTTATTTTTTGGGAAATAAAAAATAACGCTGTAACGTGGGGTCGCAAGATTATAGAGAAGTCAGAAACAAAAATCGACCCCAAATGCATTTTTTTTACGTTTGCTCGAATAAACATCGCATTTTGTACTTAAATTATGCAATCCAGGTAACTTTTGCTAACAACCCTGTTTGATTACTCCCTTAAGTTAAATGCGGTATTTTCAAGTACTCTTCACTTTGCATTTCTTGTAATCGAGACAAGCAACGCTGGTACTCGAAAGCCAAAAGTTTCCCTTGATACAGCGATTCCATTGGCACTTCCGCATTAATAACCAATTTAACTTTTCGTTCGTAAAACTCATCAATTAATGCCAAAAAACGACGTGCTGGGTTTTCATCTGTTGTTCCCATCACGGGCACATTGTACAACAACACGGTGTGGTAGCAATTTGATAGGTAAATATAATCATTTTGACTACGAGGCTCTTCACACAACACTTTAAACTCGATGGCTAACACCCCTTCCGCTGCATGAATAGCTTGCATCTTACGATGGTTAACCTCTAAGACGGGATGTTGTTCTCCTTTCTTACCTGCCAATTTAATGAAAACCTCATCCAAATGCTGGCGGTTTTGAGAATTAATCGGGGATAAAAAAAGATGTGCTTGAGTTAAAGTCCTTAAGCGGTAATCAATGCCTGCATCGACATTCATCACATCACAGTATTTTTTAATTTGCTCAATAGCAGGCAGGAAACGCGCTCGCTGCAAACCGTTACGATAGAGATTATCAGGGATGATATTTGAGGTAGCGACCAGTGTAATGCCTCGAGCAAAGAGCCCTTCAAGCAAAGTGCCAAGGATCATAGCGTCGGTAATGTCTGACACAAAAAACTCATCAAAACACAACACATCTGTTTGTTTTTTAAACTCATCCGCAATAATATCTAGCGGGTTCTCTTGCCCTTGCAATGCCATCAAATCTTCTTGTACTTTTTTCATGAAGCGATGAAAATGTAAGCGAAGTTTACGAGTACCTGGTAAACTTTCGTAAAACATATCCATTAGCCATGTTTTCCCACGCCCTACCCCGCCCCACATATAGAGCCCTTGCACCGGAATAATCGGTGCTGTTGACGTTTTACCTAAAAGACGACTAAAGCGTTGCTTTAAACCTGAAGGCTTATCTTGTAAAGTGGAAGAAGTTGCATTAACAAGCTGCTGATATATTTTATCCAAGCGTTCCACAGCGAGCCTTTGGACGTCATCTGGCTGATAGTTACCATCAGCAAGCGCTTGTTGATAACGCATTGTAGGGGTCATCGGCGACATTAACTGAATAATCCTTAAAAATTTTTCGGTTTTTTTACCGTTATTTGATATACACTGCCTTTATTATAACCAGATTCAGTTATCATTTAACTTTCGGTTAACGAGCCGCTATAGAGTAAGGAAATTCGATTTAAGATTCCACTCTTAATAAGTTGTTGGCTAATTTAACCTGTCGACTTCAAGGCTTGTAGATTTTGTTATCACTTAACTAGTCAGATTACAATATGTTAAGGTGCTTTACTTGACGCTTACATGCAACTTGAATTATTTAAGGTATAGTAACGGTAACAACACTAATTTCTGCGAACATTGAATCTGTGAACATTGAAGTAATGAAGGAGTCAGCATGACCTGGGAGTATGCATTAATCGGATTGATTGTGGGTTTTATCATCGGTGCATTAGTTGTGCGCTATGGCAACCCAAAGCTTCGCCAACAAAAAACAGCGCAAGCTGAGCTAGACAAAAAAAGTACTGAACTCGAAGAGTACCGTAAAGAACTTGTTAGTCATTTTGCTCGTAGCGCAGAATTATTGGATAAAATGGCGCGTGACTACCGTCAGCTATATCAACACATGGCACAAAGTTCATCTGAATTAATGCCTGATATGCCAGCACAAGACAACCCATTTAACTATCGTTTAACCGAATCTGAAGCGGATAACGACCAAGCACCAGTTAAAATGCCACCAAGAGATTACTCAGATGGTGCTTCGGGTCTTTTCCGTCCTATCGAAGAGAAAGAAAAGTAAATTTTTATCTTTTATCACCAGTAAGCACCACTTACTGGTGATTTTCTATAAAACGCACTAAATTTAGTCACTTTCCGTATGTCTTCCATTATTAAATTTTTATTTAATAATTCTGAACAAGATTTCCATCCAAATATAATTTAACAATTCATTTATATAATGTATAGAAGTTAAAGTTTCACTTAAAGCACATGTAAATAGATGTAAAAGAGTAGATATTCGCTACCCGTCATGGGAACTTTTGCGCATAATCGGTAGTCATAGTCATCAGTAAAATTGAATCTGATACCAACCAATATTATATCAACGCATTGTGTTTCTTCTAAAATTGCATTCACAGTGAGTTAATAATTTATTCTTGAGAGAATCGACTGAATTATGAAAAGAAAAAACTTTTTTCTTACCGCAGTAGCAATGAGTTTAGGGTTATCTTTAGCGGCTATTCCTGCTGTTAGCAGTGCAGCATTACCCGCCACTTTACCGGCTACAGCACAAAGCCAGAACATGCCTAGCTTGGCCCCTATGCTTGAAAAAGTATTGCCTGCTGTAGTGAATATTCATGTGTCTGGTACTCGCGTACAGAACCAACAAATTCCAGAAGAACTTAAATTCTTTTTTGGCCCAAATATACCACAGCAACAACAAAGCGTGCGTCCATTTGAAGGCTTGGGCTCTGGTGTCATTATTGACGCCCAGCAAGGTTATATTTTAACTAACAATCATGTAATTGATGGTGCTGACAAAATTCAAATTCAATTAAATGATGGCCGTGAAATTGCGGTTAACTTAATTGGCAAAGACCCACAAACTGATATCGCGTTATTGAAAATAAGCAATGCAAAAGATATCAAAAACTTAACTGCGGTTAGTATTGCAGACTCCGACAAATTACGTGTTGGTGACTTCGCTGTTGCGGTTGGTAACCCATTTGGCCTAGGCCAAACAGCTACATCAGGGATTATCTCTGCGCTGGGGCGTAGTGGCTTAAACCTTGAAGGGTTAGAAAACTTTATCCAAACCGATGCTTCCATTAACCGTGGTAACTCTGGTGGTGCACTCGTTAACTTAAATGGTGAATTAATCGGTATTAATACCGCTATTTTGGCACCAGGTGGCGGTAATATCGGTATCGGTTTTGCGATCCCAAGTAATATGGCTAAAAACCTTAGCGAGCAGTTAATTAAGCATGGTGAAGTAAAACGCGGGATCTTAGGTATCAAAGGTACTGAGATGAACTCCGATATCGCTAAAGCATTTAATATTGATGCACAGCGTGGTGCTTTCGTAAGTGAAGTTTTACCTAAATCATCGGCTGCTAAAGCAGGTATTAAATCCGGTGACGTTTTAGTCTCTGTTGATGGTAAACGCATTAATAGCTTTGCTGAGTTAAGAGCTAAAATCGGTACCAGCCAAATTGGTAAAGAGATCACTATTGGTTTAATTCGCTCAGGCAAACCGATGGAAGTCAAAGTGGTTCTTGAGAACGACGAAGGCTCAGCAACAAAAGCAGAAAAACTGAGTGAATCGTTATTAGGTGCAACAATTTCTAATGCAACCGTTAGCAACACTAAAGGTGTACAAGTTGACAGCGTGGCGCCAAAATCGCCAGCCGCAGCCATTGGCCTCGTAAAAGGTGATTTAATCTTTGGTGTCAATGACGCTCGTGTTGAGACTATTGAGCAATTCCGTAAGATTATCGACGCTAAACCTCCGGTGTTAGCAATGAAAGTATTACGTGATGGTGAAACCTTATATTTACTGATGAAAAATTAATTCATCAAAAACCCTCTGAAAATCAATAAACGGGTACAGTATCACT is drawn from Providencia huaxiensis and contains these coding sequences:
- the sspB gene encoding ClpXP protease specificity-enhancing factor; the protein is MEMTAMSPRRPYLLRAHYEWLLDNDMTPHLVVDVTVPAVNVPMEFARDGQIVLNVAPRAVGNFEITNDEVRFNARFGGIPRQVYVPMAAIMAVYARENGAGMMFEPEAAYDAELSAGFEHVEEPEDNITLVHEAESVDEKSHEPSGDEPPRPPKGRPSLRVVK
- the rplM gene encoding 50S ribosomal protein L13 — encoded protein: MKTFTAKPETVKRDWYVVDADGKTLGRLATEIASRLRGKHKAEYTPHVDTGDYIIVLNAEKIAVTGNKREDKIYYRHTGHVGGIKQATFEEMIARSPERVLEIAVKGMLPKGPLGRAMYRKLKVYAGNEHNHAAQQPQVLDI
- the zapE gene encoding cell division protein ZapE; the encoded protein is MSPMTPTMRYQQALADGNYQPDDVQRLAVERLDKIYQQLVNATSSTLQDKPSGLKQRFSRLLGKTSTAPIIPVQGLYMWGGVGRGKTWLMDMFYESLPGTRKLRLHFHRFMKKVQEDLMALQGQENPLDIIADEFKKQTDVLCFDEFFVSDITDAMILGTLLEGLFARGITLVATSNIIPDNLYRNGLQRARFLPAIEQIKKYCDVMNVDAGIDYRLRTLTQAHLFLSPINSQNRQHLDEVFIKLAGKKGEQHPVLEVNHRKMQAIHAAEGVLAIEFKVLCEEPRSQNDYIYLSNCYHTVLLYNVPVMGTTDENPARRFLALIDEFYERKVKLVINAEVPMESLYQGKLLAFEYQRCLSRLQEMQSEEYLKIPHLT
- the rpsI gene encoding 30S ribosomal protein S9 yields the protein MAENQYYGTGRRKSSSARVFIKPGSGNITINQRTLEQYFGRETARMVVRQPLELVEMLEKLDLYITVKGGGISGQAGAIRHGITRALMAYDETLRSDLRKAGFVTRDARSVERKKVGLRKARRRPQFSKR
- a CDS encoding FAD-dependent oxidoreductase, with the protein product MSSNIFGHQRREPLKKALAIRKIAFTEIYESDNTVDVQQQASRCLSCGSPFCEWKCPLHNPISKWLKLAAEGKIIEAAELSHHTNSLPEICGRVCPQEKLCELACVLHDTTGSITIGHIERYVNDTAFEMGWRPTSSPIRSVNKCVAIVGAGPAGLSCADVLIRNGVNVVVFDKHPEIGGLLTFGIPSFKLEKKLMVQRREIFTEMGIQFQLNTEVGTDISLDELLCTYDAIFIGTGTYQAIRGNVPKKPIQGVFESLPYLIANTRHLMQLPTPNDEPYINLHSKSVIVLGGGDTAMDCVRSAIRQGAKQVSCLYRRDEQSLPASRKEVVNALDEGAQFHFNLQVTQFVVNEQQQLTGVYATRTQNGKLENGRYQLELIDDSTFFIEADAVIVAYGFAPHDQVWLNNALIKRDKYGHILANRNSPIPFQTSHEKVFAGGDIIRGSDLVVTAIDDGRNAAEGILLFLGV
- the zapG gene encoding Z-ring associated protein ZapG, with amino-acid sequence MTWEYALIGLIVGFIIGALVVRYGNPKLRQQKTAQAELDKKSTELEEYRKELVSHFARSAELLDKMARDYRQLYQHMAQSSSELMPDMPAQDNPFNYRLTESEADNDQAPVKMPPRDYSDGASGLFRPIEEKEK
- the sspA gene encoding stringent starvation protein SspA; protein product: MAVAPNKRSVMTLFSGPTDIFSHQVRIVLAEKGVSVEIEHVEPGHLPQDLIDLNPYQSVPTLVDRDLTLYDPHIIMEYLDERFPHPPLMPVYPVARGTSRQLMHRIQNDWYSLMSKIENGSAQEAANARRQLSEELIAVSPVFAEMEFFMSEEFSLVDCYLAPLLWRLPVLGIELNPSSSKYLQLYMQRVFARDAFLASLTESEREMRLSTRG